In one window of Opitutus sp. GAS368 DNA:
- the recN gene encoding DNA repair protein RecN codes for MLQSLRIRNLALLAEVELDFETGFTAVTGETGAGKSILLGALSLLAGARADKTIIRQGAPATEVEAALFFADSRKLDAALTRLDLPPCDDGVLILKRSLPRDKAPRISVNGSMATLAALQELGEYWIDFHGPGEPRRLLKEGCQRELLDLFAKNEAALDQYQKTYRLWRDLVDERERLLGAEKLSADQIEFLKIQLGKVDALDLTEEAIAELERDFQRQNSAQEIISLASGLNHGLSGEDGLLGRLSAILREARQLESLDAASKPLADRLQSVAVELGDLDAEFASLASSLNFDPEQAEALQGKMNSWLELKRKYGAKVEAVLAARDEMRRKLELQGDVEGSLAKLEKQVADALKAAKKAAAELRATREKAALQLAKTAAKVIVQLGFKKADFRVSLTPLPELGPYGDGGVEFLFSPNVGEPPLPLHRIASSGELARVMLALKAVLAEIDDVPLLVFDEVDANVGGEIGRIVGEKMADIAERHQVLCVTHLPQVAAQAANHFVVTKDQSGDRASVGIEPIHGDRKGRVGELARMLGDRNAKSAVAHAEELLKG; via the coding sequence ATGCTGCAGTCGCTCCGCATCCGCAACCTGGCCCTCCTCGCCGAGGTCGAGCTGGATTTCGAGACCGGCTTCACGGCGGTGACGGGCGAGACCGGCGCGGGCAAGAGCATCCTGCTCGGCGCGCTGTCCCTGCTGGCCGGCGCCCGGGCGGACAAGACCATCATCCGGCAGGGCGCGCCCGCCACCGAGGTCGAGGCCGCGCTGTTCTTCGCCGACAGCCGCAAGCTCGACGCGGCGCTCACCCGGCTCGACCTGCCGCCGTGCGATGACGGCGTGCTCATCCTCAAGCGCAGCCTGCCACGTGACAAGGCGCCCCGGATTTCCGTCAACGGCAGCATGGCGACCTTGGCCGCGCTGCAGGAGCTCGGCGAATACTGGATCGATTTCCACGGTCCGGGCGAGCCGCGCCGGCTGCTCAAGGAGGGCTGCCAGCGCGAGCTGCTCGATCTCTTTGCCAAAAACGAGGCGGCGCTCGACCAATACCAGAAGACCTACCGCCTCTGGCGCGACCTGGTGGACGAGCGCGAGCGGCTGCTCGGGGCGGAGAAACTGTCCGCCGACCAGATCGAATTCCTGAAGATCCAGCTCGGCAAAGTCGACGCCCTCGACCTGACCGAGGAAGCCATCGCGGAACTCGAGCGCGACTTCCAACGGCAGAACAGCGCGCAGGAGATCATCTCGCTTGCGTCCGGCCTGAACCACGGGCTCAGCGGCGAGGACGGTCTGCTCGGCCGCCTGTCGGCGATCTTGCGCGAGGCGCGGCAACTGGAGTCGCTCGACGCCGCCAGCAAGCCACTGGCCGACCGCCTGCAGTCGGTGGCGGTGGAACTCGGCGACCTCGACGCGGAGTTCGCGTCGCTGGCATCGTCCCTGAATTTCGATCCCGAGCAGGCCGAGGCGCTGCAGGGCAAGATGAACTCCTGGCTCGAGCTGAAGCGCAAATACGGCGCGAAGGTCGAGGCGGTGCTCGCGGCGCGCGACGAGATGCGCCGCAAGCTGGAGCTGCAGGGCGACGTCGAGGGTTCGCTCGCCAAGCTCGAGAAGCAGGTGGCCGACGCCCTGAAGGCGGCGAAGAAGGCCGCGGCCGAGTTGCGCGCGACCCGCGAGAAGGCGGCCCTGCAGCTGGCGAAGACCGCGGCCAAGGTGATCGTCCAGCTCGGCTTCAAGAAGGCGGATTTCCGTGTGTCACTGACGCCGCTGCCGGAGCTGGGGCCTTACGGTGATGGCGGTGTGGAATTCCTGTTTTCCCCGAACGTTGGCGAACCGCCGCTGCCACTGCACCGGATCGCGTCGAGCGGCGAACTCGCGCGCGTGATGCTGGCGCTCAAGGCCGTGCTGGCCGAGATCGACGACGTGCCGCTGCTGGTGTTCGACGAGGTGGATGCCAACGTCGGCGGCGAGATCGGCCGCATTGTCGGCGAGAAGATGGCCGACATCGCCGAGCGGCACCAGGTGCTGTGCGTGACACACCTGCCGCAGGTGGCCGCGCAGGCCGCGAATCATTTTGTCGTCACGAAGGACCAGAGCGGCGACCGGGCGTCGGTCGGGATCGAGCCCATCCATGGCGACCGCAAGGGACGCGTTGGCGAACTCGCGCGCATGCTCGGCGATCGCAACGCCAAGAGCGCCGTGGCCCACGCCGAGGAACTGCTGAAGGGGTAG
- a CDS encoding TetR/AcrR family transcriptional regulator, translating into MSASPATGTRQRLLAAASRVYARAGLTGATTRAIAAEAGVNEVTLFRHFKSKDRLLAAVVGENFGGRRAARRTAPPVPTADLRADLAALTGAYEALLTANWPLVRAMLGEMHHQLNETHEKQVFRAVFLPLKEAVVSRIETAQRAGRIQRDQRPDLLSELLLGAIFTGVLRRSIPHLKIDYSAATYREAAVAMFLSGFATAPVQP; encoded by the coding sequence GTGTCCGCCTCACCCGCCACCGGCACCCGCCAGCGTCTGCTCGCCGCCGCCAGCCGGGTTTACGCCCGCGCCGGGCTGACCGGTGCCACCACCCGCGCGATCGCGGCGGAGGCCGGGGTCAATGAAGTCACGCTGTTCCGCCACTTCAAGAGCAAGGACCGTCTCCTCGCCGCCGTCGTCGGCGAGAACTTCGGCGGGCGGCGCGCGGCGCGGCGGACCGCCCCGCCCGTCCCGACCGCCGACTTGCGCGCCGATCTCGCCGCGCTGACCGGCGCCTACGAGGCGCTGCTGACCGCCAATTGGCCGCTGGTCCGTGCGATGCTCGGGGAAATGCACCATCAACTCAACGAAACCCACGAGAAGCAGGTCTTTCGCGCCGTTTTCCTGCCGCTCAAGGAGGCGGTGGTCAGCCGCATCGAGACCGCACAGCGGGCGGGCCGGATCCAGCGCGACCAGCGCCCTGATCTGTTGTCCGAGCTGCTGCTCGGCGCCATTTTCACCGGGGTCCTGCGCCGCTCGATCCCGCACCTGAAGATCGATTATTCCGCCGCCACCTATCGCGAGGCCGCGGTCGCCATGTTCCTTTCGGGCTTCGCGACGGCGCCGGTCCAGCCATGA
- a CDS encoding DHA2 family efflux MFS transporter permease subunit: MIAITAALGAILEIIDTSIVNVAMPDIQGNLGSTLSEVGWVSTAYACANVVMIPLTAWLSDHFGRRQYLLFSLIGFTGASVLCGLAGNLPMLILARVLQGLCGGGLLAKGQSILFETFDRHEQPAAQAIFGIGVIAGPAFGPVLGGWLTDTLGWRWIFFINLPVGIIAVLMTAAFLPRDEARHGPERRVDWLGIGLLTVGLACFQTMLEEGQSEDWFSSNFILATAAGAALGLGLFVWHELRIGHPAVDLRVLRHRALAAGSLYSLVLGMGLYGVMFAVPIFVQNYLHFTAAQSGFLLMPGAFASAVTMIAMGRVSGRVDARLLIAGGALVTVATAVLLADINPSTGTGSLFWPLILRGLGGVMMFIPLSLATLGDLPKKDIAAGSGFYNLTRQLGSSIGIALITTALAHREALHRAILVEKLAPPGGSPVTQIRMFGSALTTRLQLFDFSFIFHSGDPVRAQHQGLQLLDRTIDSQALLLSFADVFAYVALAFVATLPLLLLLGKGRKREAVVDVH; encoded by the coding sequence ATGATCGCGATCACCGCCGCGCTTGGCGCCATCCTGGAGATCATCGACACGAGCATCGTCAACGTCGCCATGCCCGACATCCAGGGCAACCTCGGCTCCACGCTCTCCGAGGTGGGCTGGGTCTCGACCGCCTACGCCTGCGCCAACGTCGTCATGATCCCGCTGACCGCGTGGCTGAGCGACCATTTCGGCCGCCGGCAATACCTGCTGTTCTCCCTCATCGGCTTCACCGGCGCGTCGGTGCTCTGCGGCCTGGCCGGCAACCTGCCCATGTTGATCCTCGCCCGCGTGCTGCAGGGTCTGTGCGGCGGCGGCCTGCTGGCCAAGGGCCAGTCGATCCTCTTTGAAACATTCGACCGGCACGAGCAGCCGGCGGCGCAGGCCATCTTCGGCATCGGCGTGATCGCGGGGCCGGCCTTCGGACCCGTGCTCGGCGGCTGGCTGACCGACACGCTCGGCTGGCGCTGGATTTTCTTCATCAACCTGCCCGTCGGCATCATCGCCGTGCTCATGACCGCCGCTTTCCTGCCGCGCGACGAGGCGCGCCACGGGCCGGAACGCCGCGTGGACTGGCTTGGCATCGGCCTGCTCACCGTCGGGCTCGCGTGCTTCCAGACGATGCTCGAGGAAGGCCAGTCGGAGGACTGGTTCAGCTCGAACTTCATCCTGGCCACCGCCGCGGGCGCGGCCCTCGGGCTCGGGCTGTTCGTCTGGCACGAGCTGCGCATCGGGCATCCGGCGGTCGACCTCCGTGTGCTGCGGCACCGCGCGCTGGCGGCGGGCAGCCTCTACTCGCTGGTGCTGGGCATGGGGCTCTATGGCGTGATGTTTGCCGTGCCGATCTTCGTGCAGAACTACCTGCATTTCACCGCGGCGCAGAGCGGCTTCCTGCTCATGCCCGGCGCGTTCGCGTCGGCCGTGACCATGATCGCGATGGGCCGCGTCTCCGGCCGGGTCGACGCCCGCCTGCTCATCGCGGGCGGCGCCCTCGTCACCGTGGCCACCGCGGTGCTGCTGGCGGACATCAACCCGTCGACCGGCACCGGCTCGCTGTTCTGGCCGCTCATCCTGCGCGGCCTGGGCGGCGTGATGATGTTCATCCCTCTCTCGCTCGCCACGCTGGGCGACCTGCCGAAAAAGGACATCGCCGCCGGCTCGGGCTTCTACAACCTCACCCGCCAGCTGGGGAGTAGCATCGGCATTGCCCTGATCACAACCGCCCTCGCCCACCGCGAGGCCCTCCACCGCGCCATCCTGGTCGAGAAACTGGCGCCGCCCGGCGGCAGTCCGGTCACCCAGATCAGGATGTTCGGCTCGGCCCTGACCACCCGCCTGCAGCTTTTCGACTTCAGCTTCATCTTTCACTCGGGGGACCCGGTCCGCGCCCAGCACCAGGGTCTGCAACTGCTCGACCGCACCATCGATTCCCAGGCCCTGCTGCTCTCGTTTGCCGATGTCTTCGCCTACGTCGCCCTCGCCTTTGTCGCCACCCTGCCGCTGCTGCTGCTGCTCGGCAAGGGCCGCAAGCGCGAAGCCGTCGTCGACGTCCATTGA
- a CDS encoding HlyD family secretion protein: MNAQSTESPAHAAPAAPPHHAARRRTKGASFWKPALLGLAGLALVLWLGRLGVHAYRYVGTDDAYLAGHLHQIGPQLEGQVKEVLVRDNQTVQAGDILVRLDPLEFELAVQKSRAALEQAQAAESQTRATAAQSDTQVAEAEARVKQAGAQQAQSAAQLELARLTLKRNEQLFARGGVVSQADLDNARSAFQAAEAADSASQANVTADESGVASARAAQKSAYAQIAVATASTDVAKSALRDAERKLGYATITAPTAGRIGNKAVEAGNHVLPGQILLMLAESSPWIIANFKETQLAGLAPGQDVEVTVDALSGETLHGRIDSLSPASGAQFALLPPDNATGNFNKVVQRVPVKILLDPASLAQLGDRLRFGYSVVVDVRVR; this comes from the coding sequence ATGAACGCCCAATCGACCGAATCTCCCGCCCACGCCGCGCCCGCGGCGCCGCCGCATCATGCCGCCCGCCGCCGCACCAAGGGCGCTTCCTTCTGGAAGCCCGCGCTGCTCGGCCTCGCCGGCCTCGCGCTCGTCCTCTGGCTGGGCCGGCTCGGGGTTCACGCCTACCGCTATGTCGGGACCGACGATGCCTACCTGGCGGGACACCTCCACCAGATCGGCCCGCAACTCGAGGGCCAGGTGAAGGAAGTGCTGGTCCGGGACAACCAGACCGTGCAAGCGGGCGACATACTTGTGCGGCTGGACCCGCTTGAGTTCGAGCTCGCCGTGCAGAAAAGCCGGGCGGCGCTGGAACAGGCCCAGGCCGCGGAAAGCCAGACCCGCGCCACCGCCGCGCAATCCGACACGCAGGTCGCGGAGGCCGAGGCCCGCGTCAAGCAGGCCGGGGCGCAGCAGGCGCAGTCCGCCGCGCAGCTCGAGCTCGCCCGCCTGACGCTCAAGCGCAACGAGCAGCTCTTCGCCCGGGGCGGCGTGGTCTCGCAGGCGGACCTCGACAACGCCCGCAGCGCCTTCCAGGCCGCCGAGGCGGCCGACAGCGCCAGCCAGGCCAACGTCACCGCCGACGAATCCGGCGTCGCCTCGGCCCGGGCCGCGCAGAAATCGGCCTATGCCCAGATTGCCGTCGCCACGGCCAGCACGGACGTCGCCAAGTCCGCGCTGCGTGATGCGGAGCGCAAGCTGGGCTACGCCACCATCACCGCCCCGACCGCCGGCCGCATCGGCAACAAGGCCGTCGAGGCCGGCAATCACGTGCTGCCCGGCCAGATTCTCCTCATGCTGGCCGAATCCTCCCCGTGGATCATCGCCAATTTCAAGGAGACCCAGCTCGCCGGCCTCGCTCCCGGCCAGGACGTGGAGGTCACCGTCGATGCCCTGTCCGGTGAGACATTGCACGGCCGGATCGACAGCCTCTCGCCCGCCAGCGGCGCACAATTCGCCCTGCTGCCACCCGACAACGCCACCGGCAACTTCAACAAGGTCGTCCAGCGCGTCCCCGTGAAGATTCTGCTCGATCCCGCCAGCCTCGCGCAACTCGGCGACCGGCTCAGGTTTGGCTATTCGGTCGTCGTGGACGTCCGGGTGCGCTGA
- the pyrR gene encoding bifunctional pyr operon transcriptional regulator/uracil phosphoribosyltransferase PyrR — MATPPKHDAKAIDQAIERVASAIAARHARTDRLLLLGIANGGIVLAARLVDRLKKAGLKPGTGTIDISFHRDDIGRNPIPKEFSPTIIPHDVNGATVILVDDVLYSGRTVKAALDELFDHGRPTRVELAVLVDRGGRRLPIAADYIGLGVTATEDEKVEVHLPANQAGADQIVVLRLANRKSARPLPVT; from the coding sequence GTGGCCACCCCCCCGAAGCACGACGCCAAAGCGATAGACCAAGCCATCGAGCGCGTTGCTTCCGCCATTGCCGCCCGGCACGCCCGGACCGACCGCCTGCTGCTCCTCGGCATCGCCAACGGCGGCATCGTCCTCGCCGCGCGCCTCGTCGACCGCCTGAAAAAGGCCGGCCTCAAGCCCGGCACCGGCACGATCGACATCTCCTTCCACCGCGACGACATCGGCCGCAACCCGATCCCGAAGGAATTCTCGCCGACCATCATCCCTCACGACGTCAACGGCGCGACCGTGATCCTCGTGGACGACGTCCTCTACTCCGGCCGCACCGTGAAGGCCGCGCTTGACGAACTCTTCGACCACGGCCGCCCCACCCGCGTCGAGCTGGCCGTCCTTGTGGACCGCGGCGGCCGCCGGCTGCCGATCGCCGCCGATTACATCGGCCTGGGCGTCACCGCCACCGAGGACGAGAAGGTGGAGGTGCACCTTCCGGCCAATCAAGCGGGAGCTGACCAAATCGTCGTCCTGCGGCTCGCCAATCGAAAATCCGCCCGCCCGCTTCCTGTCACTTGA
- a CDS encoding aspartate carbamoyltransferase catalytic subunit — MPWHRKHFLTIEELSRTEIEQVLATAGAFRRILDRKVKKVPALRGKTIVNLFLEPSTRTRISFEMAAKLLSAEVISFDAASSSTTKGETLRDTAQNIQALNADMIVLRHSASGSPLYLSRVLGIPVVNAGDGAHEHPTQALLDVFTMREKLGNLKGRKVVILGDILFSRVARSNIHALTKLGADVTIVGPSTLVPHWFESLGVKVSHNLRSALADADVVMLLRIQHERQAAGHFPSVGEYTSMFGLNKTRAEWIKPDAIIMHPGPINRGVEIDSDLADSPRSVILQQVTNGIAVRMAVLYLCAGGQPEHVTTPLSD; from the coding sequence GTGCCCTGGCATCGTAAACATTTTCTCACCATTGAGGAGCTCAGCCGTACCGAGATCGAGCAGGTGCTGGCCACCGCCGGCGCGTTCCGCCGCATCCTCGATCGCAAGGTCAAGAAGGTCCCCGCCCTCCGCGGCAAGACCATCGTCAACCTCTTCCTCGAGCCGAGCACGCGCACCCGCATCTCCTTCGAGATGGCCGCCAAGCTCCTCAGCGCCGAGGTCATCTCCTTCGACGCCGCCTCCTCCAGCACAACCAAGGGCGAAACCCTCCGCGACACCGCGCAGAACATCCAGGCGCTCAACGCCGACATGATCGTCCTCCGCCACTCGGCCAGCGGCTCGCCGCTCTACCTCAGCCGCGTCCTCGGCATCCCGGTCGTCAACGCCGGGGATGGCGCCCACGAGCACCCGACGCAGGCCCTGCTCGACGTCTTCACGATGCGCGAGAAGCTCGGCAACCTGAAGGGCCGCAAGGTGGTCATCCTCGGCGATATCCTCTTCAGCCGCGTGGCGCGCTCGAACATCCACGCGCTCACCAAGCTCGGCGCCGACGTCACCATCGTCGGCCCGTCCACCCTCGTGCCGCACTGGTTCGAGTCCCTCGGCGTGAAGGTTTCGCACAATCTCCGCTCCGCCCTGGCCGACGCCGACGTCGTGATGCTGCTCCGCATCCAACATGAGCGCCAGGCCGCCGGCCATTTCCCGTCCGTCGGCGAATACACCAGCATGTTCGGCCTCAACAAGACCCGCGCCGAGTGGATCAAGCCCGACGCCATCATCATGCACCCGGGCCCGATCAACCGCGGCGTCGAGATTGACAGCGATCTCGCCGACTCCCCGCGCAGCGTGATCCTGCAACAGGTGACCAATGGGATCGCCGTCCGCATGGCCGTCCTCTACCTCTGCGCCGGCGGCCAGCCCGAACACGTCACGACTCCATTGAGTGATTGA
- a CDS encoding dihydroorotase, which translates to MSLLWIKHGRVIDPATKRDKVGDVFIADGKIAASLTAAQKKSAKVIDAKGLVVCPGLVDIHVHFREPGQTHKETILTGSQAAAAGGFTTVVCMPNTSPVADNAGTIELINNAARKAAVHVYPTGCITVGMKGQQLAPHGSLKKAGVVAITDDGLCVESNQLMRNAVEYAKMFDLPVLDHCQDESLTKGAVMNEGTVSTRLGLKGWPHAAEDIIVARNIILSAYSGAHIHMQHISSAMSVGLMRRAKKDGINVTAEATPHHIALTEETLGTYDTNFKMNPPLRTEQDRKAIIAGLRDGTLDCIGTDHAPHAPDEKDKEFDFAPNGITGLETALPVCLDVLVRQNKFKLPFVIDLMTRKAANLLKLPAGTLAEGAPADVCIFDPNETWLYDAKQGFSKSLNSPWSGQKLTGRVKATVVSGLVVFQNGKML; encoded by the coding sequence ATGAGTCTACTCTGGATCAAACACGGCCGCGTCATCGATCCCGCCACCAAGCGGGACAAGGTCGGCGACGTTTTCATCGCCGACGGCAAGATCGCGGCCAGCCTCACCGCCGCGCAGAAGAAGTCCGCCAAGGTCATCGATGCCAAGGGCCTCGTCGTGTGCCCGGGCCTCGTGGACATCCACGTGCATTTCCGCGAGCCGGGCCAGACGCACAAGGAGACCATCCTCACCGGTTCGCAGGCCGCGGCCGCCGGCGGGTTCACCACCGTCGTCTGCATGCCCAACACCTCGCCGGTCGCCGACAACGCCGGCACAATCGAGCTGATCAACAACGCCGCGCGCAAGGCCGCCGTCCATGTCTACCCGACCGGCTGCATCACCGTCGGCATGAAGGGCCAGCAGCTCGCCCCGCATGGCTCGCTCAAGAAGGCCGGCGTCGTGGCCATCACCGACGACGGCCTGTGCGTCGAGAGCAACCAGCTCATGCGCAACGCGGTCGAATATGCCAAGATGTTCGACCTGCCCGTGCTCGACCACTGCCAGGACGAGTCCCTGACCAAGGGCGCCGTCATGAACGAGGGCACCGTCTCGACCCGCCTCGGCCTCAAGGGCTGGCCGCACGCCGCCGAGGACATCATCGTTGCGCGCAACATCATCCTCTCCGCCTACTCCGGCGCCCACATCCACATGCAGCACATCAGCTCGGCCATGTCGGTCGGGCTCATGCGCCGTGCGAAGAAGGACGGCATCAACGTGACGGCCGAGGCCACGCCGCATCACATTGCGCTGACCGAGGAAACGCTCGGCACCTACGACACCAACTTCAAGATGAACCCGCCGCTGCGCACCGAGCAGGATCGCAAGGCGATCATCGCCGGCCTGCGCGACGGCACACTCGATTGCATCGGCACCGACCACGCCCCGCACGCGCCGGACGAGAAGGACAAGGAATTCGATTTCGCCCCCAACGGCATCACCGGGCTCGAGACCGCCCTGCCCGTGTGCCTCGACGTGCTCGTGCGGCAAAACAAGTTCAAGCTGCCCTTCGTCATCGACCTGATGACCCGCAAGGCCGCCAACCTCCTCAAGCTCCCCGCCGGCACGCTCGCGGAGGGCGCCCCGGCCGACGTCTGCATCTTCGATCCCAACGAGACCTGGCTCTACGACGCGAAACAGGGCTTCAGCAAGTCGCTCAACTCCCCCTGGTCCGGCCAGAAGCTGACCGGCCGCGTGAAGGCGACGGTCGTGTCCGGCCTAGTCGTCTTCCAGAACGGCAAGATGCTCTGA
- a CDS encoding DUF1272 domain-containing protein → MALELRPNCECCDRDLPPAAAAYICTFECTFCPDCAGRTLAFVCPNCGGDLVLRPIRPAAQLAKNPPSAVRVLRDQRCTARS, encoded by the coding sequence ATGGCCCTCGAGCTCAGGCCCAACTGCGAATGCTGTGATCGCGACCTGCCGCCCGCGGCGGCGGCCTATATTTGCACCTTTGAGTGCACCTTCTGCCCGGACTGCGCCGGTAGGACGCTTGCCTTTGTCTGCCCGAATTGCGGCGGCGACTTGGTCCTGCGTCCCATCCGTCCCGCCGCCCAGCTCGCGAAGAACCCGCCCTCGGCCGTCCGCGTGCTCCGCGACCAGCGCTGCACGGCCAGGAGCTGA
- a CDS encoding CPBP family intramembrane glutamic endopeptidase: MPTEPAQLALALFEVCLLLSGAGLVLWLVFNRTARTRWLGTNALPATATKLPDLILCAGLIFLTGFSCQAVVQLSLGSVIARARDHQGIALFAYSVPNYAGAFLAWRFLFPSLHRSWRVEPDAPTLFPTLRRNWLATPVVAAAPVPALPWSKALRYAAGTLLVALPLLSGISLGWNFLVEKMNLSNVPQDVIAIFTSTRSPLVVTGMLLVACVLAPIYEEMLFRAGLYRFCRQKLGRGWALVISGVCFGALHGNWAGFVPLAMLGMGLALAYEATGSIRVPIIAHGLFNLNTVLILLSGLKDLAT, encoded by the coding sequence ATGCCCACCGAGCCCGCCCAGCTAGCCCTCGCCCTCTTCGAAGTCTGCCTGTTGCTGTCCGGCGCCGGGTTGGTGCTCTGGCTCGTTTTCAACCGCACCGCCCGCACCCGCTGGCTCGGCACCAACGCCCTGCCGGCCACGGCGACGAAGCTGCCGGATCTGATCCTCTGCGCGGGGCTGATCTTCCTGACCGGCTTCTCGTGCCAGGCCGTGGTGCAACTCTCCCTGGGGTCCGTTATCGCCCGGGCCCGGGATCACCAAGGCATCGCCCTCTTCGCCTACAGCGTGCCCAATTACGCCGGTGCCTTCCTGGCGTGGCGCTTCCTGTTTCCCTCGCTGCACCGCAGCTGGCGGGTTGAACCTGACGCGCCGACCCTCTTTCCCACGCTGCGCCGGAACTGGCTGGCCACGCCGGTGGTGGCAGCGGCGCCGGTGCCCGCGTTGCCCTGGTCCAAGGCCCTGCGTTATGCCGCCGGCACCCTGCTGGTCGCCCTGCCCCTGCTCAGCGGGATCAGCCTGGGCTGGAACTTCCTCGTCGAGAAAATGAACCTGTCGAACGTGCCGCAGGACGTCATCGCGATTTTCACCAGCACCCGGTCGCCCCTCGTCGTCACCGGGATGCTGCTCGTCGCCTGCGTGCTGGCACCCATCTACGAGGAGATGCTCTTTCGCGCCGGGCTCTACCGCTTCTGCCGGCAAAAACTCGGCCGCGGCTGGGCGCTGGTGATCAGCGGCGTCTGCTTTGGCGCCCTGCACGGCAACTGGGCGGGCTTCGTGCCGCTGGCCATGCTGGGCATGGGCCTCGCGCTCGCCTACGAGGCCACCGGCTCGATCCGCGTGCCGATCATCGCCCACGGCCTGTTCAACCTGAACACCGTGCTCATCCTGCTGTCGGGCCTGAAGGATCTCGCGACATGA
- a CDS encoding thiamine-phosphate kinase, translating into MNPFTNSRAQSVAARGERRLIAGIRSWLGRASPAAPFGIGDDCAVIPPTTHHQLVTTDPVIWGQHFDATVPARAAGAKLLKRNLSDIAAMGGRPVAAVVSLALAPQTSVRWLEAFYRGLAACARQYRVKIVGGDITQGPVGFFGAFLTLHGESTGRRIVTRRGARAGDSIYVTGALGGSLLGHHFKFTPRLAEGAWLAGRTEVRAMMDVSDGLAKDLAALTPAGLVPALAAAAIPVSPAARRRAKATKKSPLFHALGDGEDYELLLVVRANAPRFERDWRKRFPRLKLTRLGRFARKNQLPAGSLRLADYHGYEHLR; encoded by the coding sequence ATGAACCCGTTCACAAATAGCCGCGCCCAATCCGTCGCCGCCCGCGGCGAGCGGCGTCTGATCGCCGGCATCCGCTCGTGGCTGGGCCGGGCTTCGCCGGCCGCGCCGTTCGGCATCGGTGACGACTGTGCGGTCATTCCGCCGACCACGCATCACCAACTGGTCACCACCGACCCGGTCATCTGGGGCCAGCATTTCGACGCCACCGTGCCGGCCCGCGCCGCCGGCGCCAAGCTCCTGAAGCGCAACCTGAGCGACATTGCCGCCATGGGCGGCCGGCCGGTGGCGGCCGTCGTGTCGCTCGCGCTGGCACCGCAAACCAGCGTCCGCTGGCTCGAGGCATTCTACCGCGGCCTCGCGGCGTGCGCCCGGCAATATCGCGTCAAGATCGTCGGCGGCGATATCACCCAGGGGCCGGTGGGCTTCTTCGGTGCCTTCCTCACCCTGCACGGTGAATCCACCGGCCGGCGGATCGTCACGCGCCGTGGCGCCCGGGCGGGCGACTCGATCTACGTCACCGGCGCGCTCGGAGGCAGCCTGCTGGGCCACCACTTCAAGTTCACGCCGCGGCTCGCCGAGGGCGCCTGGCTGGCCGGACGGACGGAGGTCCGCGCCATGATGGACGTGAGCGACGGCCTCGCAAAGGATCTCGCTGCGCTCACTCCCGCCGGGCTGGTGCCGGCGTTGGCCGCAGCCGCCATTCCGGTCAGCCCAGCGGCGCGCCGCCGCGCCAAAGCCACGAAGAAAAGCCCGCTCTTCCACGCGCTCGGCGACGGCGAGGATTACGAACTCTTGCTTGTTGTCCGGGCCAATGCCCCCCGGTTTGAGCGCGACTGGCGGAAGCGCTTCCCGCGGCTGAAGCTCACGCGCCTCGGCCGTTTCGCCCGGAAAAACCAACTGCCCGCCGGCTCGCTGCGCCTCGCGGACTATCACGGCTATGAACATCTGCGGTGA
- the tsaE gene encoding tRNA (adenosine(37)-N6)-threonylcarbamoyltransferase complex ATPase subunit type 1 TsaE, whose protein sequence is MTIVERLKQGITTESAEQTRVLAAELAAALPPDTTLALHGDMGVGKTTFVQGLAQGLGVPEHVTSPTFAIYSVYQGKGRKLVHLDAYRLEKEAQLEALLLDEFLVSPYVLAVEWPEKTGAWLPKDAWHLTLSIVDGDKHRLVLL, encoded by the coding sequence ATGACGATTGTCGAAAGGCTCAAACAGGGCATCACGACCGAGTCGGCCGAGCAGACCCGCGTTCTCGCGGCGGAACTGGCCGCAGCGCTGCCGCCCGACACCACGCTGGCGCTGCACGGCGACATGGGCGTGGGCAAGACGACCTTCGTGCAGGGCCTGGCCCAGGGCTTGGGCGTGCCGGAGCACGTGACGAGCCCGACTTTTGCGATCTACTCGGTTTACCAGGGCAAGGGCCGCAAGCTCGTCCACCTTGACGCCTACCGGCTGGAGAAGGAAGCGCAGCTCGAGGCGCTGCTGCTCGATGAATTTCTGGTCAGCCCGTATGTGCTCGCCGTCGAGTGGCCGGAGAAAACCGGCGCGTGGCTGCCCAAGGATGCCTGGCATCTGACGCTGTCCATCGTCGACGGCGACAAACATCGGCTGGTCTTACTGTAG